One Amaranthus tricolor cultivar Red isolate AtriRed21 chromosome 1, ASM2621246v1, whole genome shotgun sequence DNA window includes the following coding sequences:
- the LOC130817354 gene encoding AUGMIN subunit 1-like isoform X1: MSDLVSGSDPSGSDETKGSGFDAARIQEVKAWLISQFDAVGKDVPEFEYTPRSIAHLHNIATVSQAKTQAAGIVANDFRQKAAEYRSQAARIRELLENVGLAQESLPSSIVGSAQVLANVANLLNIRDTELSSFLVGRGDLSLRKSGVEEKRAKVQKESKVLLDYTRKAIARLTYLKRILAQLEDEVAPCEAQIENWKTNLPLLVSKEREYNQRYSNYKALLNRVGYSPEISHGVLVEMAEHKKELEKKTLPIIDTLKSYQDLPPDKALASLAIEDKRRQFAAAEKYLEEVLQSALSATD; encoded by the exons ATGAGTGATTTGGTTTCTGGGTCTGATCCATCGGGCAGCGATGAAACAAAGGGCAGTGGGTTTGATGCTGCCCGGATTCAGGAGGTGAAAGCATGGCTGATTTCTCAGTTTGATGCTGTTGGTAAAGATGTGCCCGAATTCGAGTACACTCCGCGCAGTATTGCACATTTGCATAATATAGCTACTGTTTCTCAAGCTAAGACCCAAGCTGCTGGCATTGTTGCCAATGATTTCCGTCAAAAGGCGGCCGAATATCGCTCCCAAG CTGCAAGGATTAGAGAGCTATTGGAGAATGTGGGCTTGGCCCAAGAGAGTTTGCCATCAAGCATAGTGGGTTCAGCACAAGTTTTGGCAAATGTTGCTAACTTATTGAACATAAGGGACACTGAGTTGAGCAG TTTCCTTGTGGGAAGGGGAGATCTTTCTCTGAGAAAGTCTGGAGTTGAGGAGAAAAGGGCAAAGGTACAAAAGGAGTCTAAGGTGCTCCTTGATTATACACGGAAGGCTATAGCAAGGCTCACTTACTTGAAAAG AATACTTGCTCAATTGGAAGATGAAGTAGCTCCTTGTGAGGCTCAAATTGAAAACTGGAAGACGAATTTGCCTCTCCTGGTTTCAAAAGAACGAGAATATAATCAGAGATATTCTAACTACAAG GCACTACTGAATCGTGTAGGTTACAGCCCTGAAATCAGCCATGGGGTACTGGTAGAAATGGCCGAACACAAGAAAGAGTTGGAGAAGAAAACTTTACCCATTATTGATACTTTGAAAAGCTACCAAGACTTGCCTCCT GATAAAGCATTGGCTTCTCTCGCCATTGAAGACAAGCGAAGACAGTTTGCTGCTGCGGAGAAATATCTTGAAGAGGTCTTGCAGTCTGCGCTTTCTGCAACAGATTAA
- the LOC130817350 gene encoding uncharacterized protein LOC130817350 yields MDPSSARFPVPHKQLTFDVKGIKTNLVICRYEDHFLVIVTQLGSLGTLLQARKEEGISVQPTFHLSVLFGKRDEPMLSACARQLIENISAAGSSRWLVLSLGLKDTIKAIVSEVIENRLW; encoded by the exons ATGGACCCTTCATCAGCTAGATTTCCTGTACCCCATAAGCAGCTCACTTTTGATGTTAAG GGAATTAAAACAAATTTGGTGATTTGTCGTTATGAAGATCATTTTCTT GTTATCGTGACTCAACTTGGAAGCTTGGGAACGTTATTGCAAGCCAGGAAGGAGGAAGGCATATCAGTTCAGCCAACATTTCACTTGTCCGTCTTATTTGGAAAACGAGATGAG CCAATGCTATCTGCGTGTGCTCGGCAGCTGATCGAAAATAT CAGTGCTGCTGGTTCGTCTAGATGGCTGGTGCTTTCTCTCGGTCTGAAA GATACAATCAAGGCCATAGTTTCCGAAGTGATAGAAAATCGACTCTGGTAA
- the LOC130817345 gene encoding AUGMIN subunit 1-like — protein sequence MAEHKKELEKKTLPIIDTLKSYQDLPPDKALASLAIEDKRRQFAAAEKYLEEVLQSVVSATD from the exons ATGGCCGAACACAAGAAAGAGTTGGAGAAGAAAACTTTACCCATCATTGATACTTTGAAAAGCTACCAAGACTTGCCTCCT GATAAAGCATTGGCTTCTCTCGCCATTGAAGACAAGCGAAGACAATTTGCTGCTGCGGAGAAATATCTTGAAGAGGTCTTGCAGTCTGTGGTTTCTGCAACAGATTAA
- the LOC130817354 gene encoding AUGMIN subunit 1-like isoform X2 — translation MAEHKKELEKKTLPIIDTLKSYQDLPPDKALASLAIEDKRRQFAAAEKYLEEVLQSALSATD, via the exons ATGGCCGAACACAAGAAAGAGTTGGAGAAGAAAACTTTACCCATTATTGATACTTTGAAAAGCTACCAAGACTTGCCTCCT GATAAAGCATTGGCTTCTCTCGCCATTGAAGACAAGCGAAGACAGTTTGCTGCTGCGGAGAAATATCTTGAAGAGGTCTTGCAGTCTGCGCTTTCTGCAACAGATTAA